The sequence below is a genomic window from Meles meles chromosome 3, mMelMel3.1 paternal haplotype, whole genome shotgun sequence.
TGCCTCATGGGAGCCACAGAGGCGGGCCGGCCGGGCCGGTGGAGGGGCCGCTCTCTGTTTGCGGGCGGTCGCCATGGCGGCGCGGGCGGTGCCGGCGGGGCCCTGCGGGCTCTGTTTGGGGCCGGTCGCCATGGCGGCCCGTGTTTGTTGTGATGTTACCATGTGTTGGATTTCAGACGAGTTTCTCGCAGCTCCACGCTCGGGCCGGAACACTATTGTCACTATTGTTACCAAGACAAAGCCTCCTGCGCCCGCCCGGCTGAGATACTAATTAGCCCGGCCCGGCGTGCACAGCGGGAATGTCCCCGACAGACGGGTCCCCGCCACGATGTCCCCTTCCATCCTGCCTGCGTGCTCAAGGCCAGGCACAGGTGGAGAGGCCTGGCCCGAGGGGACAGGGCGTGGTGGGCGTCCCAGCTGCGGTCTCTCCTGGCCCCACACACGCCTGTTTGCTGGGTGCTGTGGGCTCATGGAGGGACACGGCGCCGGTGTCTGAACGGTTCGGGAGAAGCAGACCGGGCTGGGCTCCCTGGGGCCGGTCTGCCACCAACCTGCTCCCTTCTCGCCACACGCCCCGTGCCCCTGCCAGGACACGGCGGGAACCGTCTCGGGCAGGGAGCTGGGACAGCAGACCTGAGCCTTTGGCCTAGAGCGCAGCCGCTGTCCCCCACCGTCCAGCACCCGCGGGGGAGGTCCCCCCAGGACAGCAcgatggtggggtggggtgccCACAGGATGGGTGGGCAGAGCTATGTGCCATGATGTCTGAGACGACGGCCAGGGACACAGCTAACCCTCACCCCCACGGCGTCTGCCCAGGGCCTCCCCCACACTGGGCCtttcctgccctgggctcctcccTACAGGCTGGGGGGCATTCCGGGTCAGCGGGGAGGTCGGAGCAGCCGTGTGGCCCAGTCCTCCTCTGGGGAGGCAGTACAGAGCTCCTGCTGTGGGTGGCCTGGTGCACCTGTGGTCGAGGGTCAAGGCCACAGAGAACGGGAATCAGGGAGTTCCTGGCCCCACAGTTCCTCTCCAGGCTGGCCTTCGCAGAGGATGACCTTTCCCAAACACCCAGCAATGGCTTCAGTGACCTCGATGCAGCTGTCCCCTcagccccccgccgcccccgcccccgccaggaCGGCAGTTAGGAGTGgatgcgggggaggggggggagctGCCCTCCCAGGGCAAGCCCAGCCCCAGGCACCTGCTCGAAGCAAGCACGAAGTTAGGGGACGCTAGGGTGGCTTTGCCCTACCCGGGGCGAGCGAACACCGAGTTGGGGCCACGGCTGCCCCTTTAGGCAGGTTCAGGGGCTGCACATGCCCCTACAGACCGCAGCATCATGGTCGTCAGCGGCGGGGGGAGCCCTGGGCCGGAGCGAGGGAACCACTGTGTGCCAGGAGGGTCTGACTGCCATCGGTGGTCCCCCTGGAGCACCCAGCCTGGGAGCTGCTCCAGGCCACCTGCACAGCGaagctccccagcccccaccccccgcgggGAGCATCTCTGTCTTCCCACGGACTTCATCAGGGCCTAAAGTGGATTCCCAGGGGCATCGAGGCCCGCCAGGCGGCTGTCCCGACAGGTCACCCAGGGTCCTGGCTTCGCTGCTCAGGGGAGGCAAGGAGAACCAGCAGCTTTCTCCCAACCCTGAGCGGCCAGAGGTCCGTGATGACCCAGCACGCTGGCTGCCACCAGCAGAGAGGCGCCCCCGATCCGTTTGCCAAGGTGCTGGTGAGGTGGTGGTGGCCCAAAGCTCGGGAGCCTCCCCGGCGTTGGCCCGGGTGGCCTGCACATGCGTCTGTGTTTGGAGGACTGCACCGGTCCCCTGCCTGGCTCCCAGATGCCCTTGGTGTTCCTGGGTAACCTCTGGTGCTGGCAGAGTCCAGCCCTCTGCCCACCCGGAGTCAGGTCTGGAGACCTGGGGGACACAGGTCTGGGGAAGCCAAGTGAAACCCCAGCTCACAGGGCCTTGTTAGGACCAGCGGCCCCGTTGCTCCTGGGCCGGCTCTCCAGCAGGGTGCTGGCCGGCCGGGCTGGAGCCGGGAGGAGGGGGGTTCACTGTGGGGACACCCTCCGTTCTGTGAACTCCGGAGAACAGGCTCACTCTGTGTGCAGAGAGTGGTGTAATGTGATCAGTGTCTCTGGGGAAGAGACAGGCATTGTCATTCTAGAACTTGCTGGGGACAGCTCTTTGCAGCAGGGCACCGGGGCCCCTGGGGAAAACTCCCTGCCGGGCAGCCACAGTGGGGACACTTGGGGACACCCAGCCCAGCCAGGTGGAGCGGGCCAGGCAGCCGTAGGCCTGCACGCCCACCAGCTCTGAATGTGGCCTCTGACGGGAGCCCCCGTGAGCcgtgcccccgcccccccgccccagtgacTCACGCTGGTGGTGCCTGGTGCCGCGGGGCCCAGAGAGGGCTGCGTGCTCTGGCGGCCAGGCCCCCACATGCGACCCGGGCAGGGCGTGAATAGGAGACGGGAGTGCCTTGGATGGCCCAGGACAAACAGGGCCTCGGCCAGGGCACGCGGGGTTCTGTGTGTGGGGCAGCAGCTCTGGGGACCGTGCGCCTGGGCCAGTTTGTTCAGAGGCTGACTGCTCCGGGAGCAGAACCCACCGCCCGCTGCTGGATTGGATGAAGCCCTGCGTCCACCAGGTCCCCAGACCCTGCTGTGAGGTCACAGCCGGGGCCGTGCCCTTCTTGTGGGCCACCAGTCAGCACATCCCGTGTCGTGGGCCCGCGAGCCCCCGAGTGCCGTCGGACCCCGGCTATGTAGTTCGCCTGGGTCTCCAGGTGGCTTCTCCCACGTAGGGCCCAGGCGTGGGGCCGGGACCGCAGAGCCCCAGCAGCGGCGTCCGAGCGCCGGGTGGCCCGCAGCCTTCGCTGTTGCTGCTTCGGTCCTGGCGGCCGGCCGGTGGACGTGCGGGGGCCTCACAGCGGCTCTCCCCGGTGGCCGGCTCACAGTGGGGCTCGCCGCTGGCATCTTCCCACACAAAGTGGCTCAGAATTTACTGGGATTTCGTACTGGGTCTTCCTGCTGCTGAGCCTAAAGGGGTGTCCctttctggggtgtgtgtgtatgtttcccCCTGGTCTGTGGCTGGCCTCGGAATGAAAGACGtggttttcaaaattttgatgaattccaattttttttttttttttatggacgGTTTTGGTGCTATTTCTCAGAAATCTCTGCCTCCCCCAAGGTCAGAGTTGTTCTCTGAGCTACTCTCAGGGAAGCGTAGTTCAGGATCTAGGATGAACCCAGGGCTAGCGGCTGCGAGGCCCCACTCAGAGCTGGGTGGCCAGTTGTCGTCCTCCACCAGACGGTCTTTGCTCCTCCGTGGGAAACCCCGTGTGGCTGTCCCTGGGGCTGCGGCTCAGTCCCTCGGCCGGCTCTTGGCCgttcggggctctctgctcgtggACTTCTGCAGAGCCGCCTGCCGGATGCTATGGGGTCGTCCCACCAGCGCCCTGCTGACAGGGTGTCCGTGGGGAGCCGCCTGCACGGGACCTCTCTGAATGGGTCAGCACCGGAGAGCCAGTCGTCGTGGCAAAAATGGTTTTTAGCCACAACTGTACAAAACGTGGAGGCAGCTCAGAAGCCTTGTGTGATCTTGCGAAGGGCCCACTGCGGGGGACCAACACAGCTgcacctgccccagcccccatCTGTGCCCCTCAGGCGGGCGGCCCTGGCCTGGCCCTGAGCGGCTTCCAGGCCCAGGCGGTGGGGGTCCTGCGAGtcagggccaggccctgggcccaTGTTGCTGGGTGTCCTGGGGAGGCAgcccccccaccctgtccccgcGTGGTCATGGGGACATCGGGCTGGGCGGCCCCAGGCAGGGTTCAGCCCCTGCTGTGGTTCAGGTGCAACGTGCGTCGTGCCCTGACTGTCCCTCCTGCTCCGAGTGGACGCTACACACACCCCATTTGAGGACCAGACGACAGCTCGGTTTTGATGTCCAGTTGTTCATAAAGGATGTGGCTCCTTTAAGCTTTTTTCCAAGACAATTTATATTTGGTGCTGTTGCCCAGGGCGACCGACTGTTGGGTGTAAACAGTGCAcaacagggagggggaggggcaaattCTGTATTGACGTTGCACGCGATTTCCGCTGCGGGAGAGAGGCGGGGGTTCCCCGATGTCAGGGGGGGCcctggatgggggaggggtcCCCGAGGTCAGCAGGTTCCTGGGGCGCTGCTGGGCAGGACTGTGCGCGGTGgagggcagcggtcctggccggcCCTGAGCGCTCTCTCCCTCAGAGGGAAGTCCTGCCGGACCATCACGTTCGAGCAGTTCGAGGCGGCGCTGGAAGAGCTCTCCAAGAAGAGATTCAAGGACAAGAGCAGCGAGGAGGCTGTCCGCGCGGTGCACAGGCTCATCGAGGGCAAGTCCCCTGTCATCTCAGGGGTGACGGTGAGCGTGGCTGGCAGGGACTCCCCGGGGGAGCACAGCCCTCCGGGTCTGGGGTCTGAGGGCGGAAGCGTTCATCCCTGGGGGCGGGCCGGGGCAGCAGCCCACGGCCTCAGCCCCCCGGGCTCACCTGGGCGTGCCCCTCTCCCCCCCTTCGCAGAAAGCCATCTCGTCACCCACCGTATCTCGGCTCACAGACACGACCAAGTTCACGGGCTCCCACAAGGAACGCTTCGACCCGTCGGGCCGGGGCAAGGGCAAGGCAGGCCGTGTGGACCTGGTGGACGAGTCGGGCTACGTGTCAGGCTACAAGCACGCGGGCACCTACGACCAGAAGGTGCAGGGGGGCAAGTAGCCAGCCCAGGAGCGGCCCCTCCTGCCGAGGCCGTCACCTGGCACTTCATCACATTCCTGTGCCCCCAGTCAGAACTTGGAGTCTGGGCCCGGGTGCCTGCGGGGTGACACCCAGGCCTCCCCCTGCCTGGGGCCGGCGCGCTTCTCTCTGACCCCCAGGTGGGGCCCCTGAACTCACTGGCCTTTTGTAACTCGCCTGCCCCGTCCAGTGCTGGCCATCAACGCGTGGCCTTTTCCAGCGTCTCCCGGGAACAGACCACACTGGCCACCCGGCTTACAGGCCAGAGGGCCACTGTCCCGGTGCCGGAGGGCCACGGGGGTGAGTGGGACAGACCCTGTCAGAGGTGGTGCCGATGGCCTGGCCTGCAGAGCCCTCCCAGGAGCCTCGAGGGCAAAGCTAACCCGCTAACCGCACCGAGAACGAAGTGAACCCAGAACGGGACTGTGCGGGCGTGGGGCGGCGGGACACAGGACTGTATGTGCACACCCACGCCTGCAAACACGCACGCACGTGCTTGCACACCCACGTCGCGTAACCAGAGGCTGGTGGGCAAGGGAGGAAGTGAGCCGGCGGCAGGCTCCTCGGGACCAAAGGAACGGTTTGAAGGGTGAAGCCTGAGGATGTCAAGATGCAAACTGCAGCCAGGCGACGCGCTCGTTGTGCTTttctaagaagaaagaagaaacgtGGTGATTCTCAGCACAGCAGAGAAGACCGGGGGTGCCCGGTAGCTGCCCCTTTCTCTCCTGCTATCCGCGTCTCCGGGTCAGGAGCCACCACCGGCTGAGGCTTCCCGCGCCGGCATGCTGCCGGCAGGGGCGGGCGTCTTTGGCCCGGGGTCCTGACCCGCACTTGGTGCCCGGGGCCGTGGGTCCACACAGCTGCTCCCTCTCTGCGAGCGCACAGCACCGGCTTCGGGGACTCCATCTCCTCGGTGAGTTCTCCCTGGCCTCTCCCAACCCCCGCAAGGGCAGAAAACCACTTAACAGCCAGGCCAGGGGAGGGCCCGGAGGCCCACGGTGTTTGCTGGGATTTGGC
It includes:
- the LOC123938976 gene encoding tubulin polymerization-promoting protein; translated protein: MADGKAKSAKTANKTPPKSPGDPAKDRAAKRLSLEAEGAGEGAAAAAPELSALEAAFRRFAVHGDTRATGKEMHGKNWSKLCKDCQVIDGKNVTVTDVDIVFSKIKGKSCRTITFEQFEAALEELSKKRFKDKSSEEAVRAVHRLIEGKSPVISGVTKAISSPTVSRLTDTTKFTGSHKERFDPSGRGKGKAGRVDLVDESGYVSGYKHAGTYDQKVQGGK